One Actinomycetota bacterium genomic window carries:
- a CDS encoding transposase, which produces MTLGRADRQGDLFDEAARFCEESLPENSIYRFLARERDRLFPDELFADLFCERGRRSVPPSVVATVMVLQRLGGFSDREAVEQYSFDARWRYAAGVGGYAGSGAGAGGFVHTVLVDMRARLRRSARPDRIFEVGLAAAAEAGLVGRRRVLDSTPLYDAVATMDTITLIRSAVRGLLGVAAAADAELAVRLRGALSSGDDYAGSGKPQIDWDDRAAREELI; this is translated from the coding sequence GTGACGTTGGGGCGGGCTGATCGTCAGGGTGATCTGTTCGACGAGGCGGCTCGGTTCTGTGAGGAGTCGCTGCCGGAGAACTCGATCTACCGGTTCTTGGCGCGGGAGCGGGACCGGTTGTTCCCCGATGAGCTGTTCGCGGACCTGTTCTGCGAGCGGGGTCGGCGTTCGGTGCCGCCGTCGGTGGTGGCCACGGTGATGGTGTTGCAGCGCCTGGGTGGGTTCTCGGACCGGGAGGCCGTCGAGCAGTACAGCTTCGACGCGCGCTGGCGGTATGCGGCCGGGGTCGGCGGCTACGCCGGTTCGGGTGCGGGGGCCGGCGGGTTCGTGCACACCGTGTTGGTGGACATGCGGGCCCGGCTGCGCCGCTCGGCCCGCCCCGACCGGATCTTCGAGGTGGGCCTGGCGGCGGCCGCTGAGGCCGGGCTGGTCGGGCGGCGGCGGGTGTTGGACTCGACCCCGCTGTATGACGCGGTGGCCACGATGGACACGATCACCTTGATCCGCTCGGCGGTGCGTGGGCTGCTCGGGGTCGCCGCCGCTGCGGACGCCGAGTTGGCCGTGCGGCTGCGCGGCGCGCTGAGCAGCGGGGATGACTACGCCGGCAGCGGCAAGCCGCAGATCGACTGGGACGACCGGGCCGCCCGCGAGGAGTTAATCG